Proteins encoded within one genomic window of Drosophila willistoni isolate 14030-0811.24 chromosome XL unlocalized genomic scaffold, UCI_dwil_1.1 Seg141, whole genome shotgun sequence:
- the LOC6648583 gene encoding ELAV-like protein 1 isoform X3 — protein sequence MTNAMDIVKNGSANGSVDGSNDESRTNLIVNYLPQTMTQEEMRSLFSSIGELESCKLVRDKVSGNLVLPASLTALNPALQQGQSLGYGFVNYVRAEDAEKAVNTLNGLRLQNKVIKVSYARPSSESIKGANLYVSGLPKNLSQPDLEGMFASFGKIITSRILCDNISGLSKGVGFIRFDQRNEAERAIQELNGKTPKGYAEPITVKFANNPSNSAKAQIAPPLTAYLTPQAAAATRRLAGALPSAGRIRYSPLAGDLLANSILPGNAMTGSGWCIFVYNLAPETEENVLWQLFGPFGAVQSVKVIRDLQTSKCKGFGFVTMTNYDEAVVAIQSLNGYTLGNRVLQVSFKTNKTKTT from the exons ATGACCAACGCCATGGATATCGTTAAGAACGGCAGTGCCAATGGCTCTGTGGATGGCAGCAATGATGAGTCGCGCACCAATTTGATAGTCAACTATCTGCCACAAACCATGACGCAAGAGGAGATGCGATCGCTCTTCTCCAGCATTGGTGAGTTGGAGAGTTGCAAACTGGTGCGTGATAAAGTCTCAGGTAATTTGG TCTTGCCAGCATCGTTAACTGCACTCAATCCGGCTCTGCAGCAAG GCCAAAGTCTGGGCTATGGCTTTGTTAACTATGTACGCGCCGAGGATGCTGAGAAGGCTGTGAACACCCTGAACGGTTTGCGTTTGCAGAATAAGGTTATTAAAGTATCATACGCCCGTCCAAGTTCAGAATCTATAAAGGGTGCTAATTTATATGTATCGGGTCTTCCGAAAAATCTATCACAACCAGACTTGGAGGGAATGTTTGCATCGTTTGGCAAAATAATTACATCTCGTATACTCTGTGATAATATTTCTG GTCTATCGAAGGGTGTCGGTTTTATACGTTTCGATCAACGCAACGAAGCTGAACGCGCCATCCAAGAATTGAATGGAAAAACTCCTAAGGGCTATGCCGAACCGATAACAGTCAAATTTGCCAATAATCCAAGCAATAGCGCCAAAGCTCAGATAGCCCCACCATTGACCGCATACCTGACGCCACAGGCGGCAGCGGCCACACGTCGTCTAGCCGGAGCTCTGCCATCCGCTGGACGTATTAG ATACTCCCCGCTGGCTGGTGATCTATTGGCCAATTCCATATTGCCCGGCAATGCCATGACTGGATCCGGTTGGTGTATATTCGTCTATAATCTGGCCCCCGAGACCGAAGAGAATGTGCTATGGCAGCTATTTGGACCCTTCGGAGCCGTCCAGTCGGTTAAGGTGATACGGGATCTGCAGACCAGCAAATGCAAGGGATTCGGCTTTGTCACCATGACCAACTACGATGAGGCTGTGGTGGCCATACAATCACTCAACGGCTATACTCTGGGCAATCGGGTGCTGCAGGTTAGCTTTAAGActaacaaaaccaaaactacTTAA
- the LOC6648407 gene encoding calcitonin gene-related peptide type 1 receptor isoform X2, whose amino-acid sequence MTTIGNTENLEPVATTTESMPPQPQDDLRLFLKHLYIQCFNRYAKFTLNDGNITSILTDQDRDYDESDLEGNIDMQYVDQTAATNNELHATIFSTPLAAGVNNHTDVFCPWDFDGYRCWPPTPAGTVLSQHCPDFIEGFNSKFLAYKTCLANGSWFRHPENNRTWSNYTTCVDHEDYEFRKFVNQLYVKGYALSLLALLISIIIFLGFKSLRCTRIRIHVHLFASLACSCIAWILWYVFVVEQPDLVAENPPFSSCYSPGA is encoded by the exons ATGACAACCATTGGCAATACTGAGAATCTGGAGCCAGTGGCCACCACCACGGAATCAATGCCACCACAACCGCAGGATGATTTACGTCTATTCCttaaacatttgtatattcAATGTTTTAATCGTTATGCAAAGTTTACCCTAAACGATGGCAATATCACATCGATATTAACAGACCAAGACAGag ATTATGATGAGAGCGATTTGGAGGGCAACATTGATATGCAATACGTGGATCAAACGGCGGCCACCAATAATGAGCTTCATGCCACAATATTTAGCACCCCCCTGGCTGCTGGCGTTAACAACCATACGGATGTCTTCTGTCCCTGGGACTTTGATGGCTATCGATGCTGGCCACCCACACCAGCTGGCACCGTTTTAAGTCAACATTGCCCAGATTTTATTGAAGGTTTCAACAGTAAATTTCTGGCTTATAAAAC ttGCCTCGCAAATGGTTCTTGGTTTCGTCATCCAGAGAATAATAGAACCTGGTCTAATTACACAACTTGCGTTGACCATGAAGATTATGAG TTCCGGAAGTTTGTTAACCAACTGTATGTGAAGGGCTATGCTCTCTCTCTTCTGGCCCTGCTCATATCAATTATCATATTTCTTGGCTTCAA ATCCTTGCGTTGTACCCGCATCCGCATTCATGTACATTTATTTGCCTCACTTGCCTGCAGTTGCATTGCTTGGATATTATGGTATGTCTTTGTGGTGGAGCAACCAGACTTGGTTGCCGAGAATCCG CCCTTTTCGTCTTGTTATAGCCCTGGTGCATAG
- the LOC6648407 gene encoding calcitonin gene-related peptide type 1 receptor isoform X1 — translation MTTIGNTENLEPVATTTESMPPQPQDDLRLFLKHLYIQCFNRYAKFTLNDGNITSILTDQDRDYDESDLEGNIDMQYVDQTAATNNELHATIFSTPLAAGVNNHTDVFCPWDFDGYRCWPPTPAGTVLSQHCPDFIEGFNSKFLAYKTCLANGSWFRHPENNRTWSNYTTCVDHEDYEFRKFVNQLYVKGYALSLLALLISIIIFLGFKSLRCTRIRIHVHLFASLACSCIAWILWYVFVVEQPDLVAENPPWCIALHLVILYFMLVNYFWMFCEGLHLHLVLVVVFVKDTIVMRWFKLLSWLSPILFVCVYGLARYFSGIDNKHCWMDESLFLWIFSVPITLSLLASFIFLINVLRVIVHKLHPQSAQPAPLAIRKAVRATIILVPLFGLQHFLLPYRPDAGADLDQFYQLLSVVLVSLQGFVVSFLFCFANHDVIFAIRTLLNKLLPSLVSPPPVGSNTGQLATTTPSRELGV, via the exons ATGACAACCATTGGCAATACTGAGAATCTGGAGCCAGTGGCCACCACCACGGAATCAATGCCACCACAACCGCAGGATGATTTACGTCTATTCCttaaacatttgtatattcAATGTTTTAATCGTTATGCAAAGTTTACCCTAAACGATGGCAATATCACATCGATATTAACAGACCAAGACAGag ATTATGATGAGAGCGATTTGGAGGGCAACATTGATATGCAATACGTGGATCAAACGGCGGCCACCAATAATGAGCTTCATGCCACAATATTTAGCACCCCCCTGGCTGCTGGCGTTAACAACCATACGGATGTCTTCTGTCCCTGGGACTTTGATGGCTATCGATGCTGGCCACCCACACCAGCTGGCACCGTTTTAAGTCAACATTGCCCAGATTTTATTGAAGGTTTCAACAGTAAATTTCTGGCTTATAAAAC ttGCCTCGCAAATGGTTCTTGGTTTCGTCATCCAGAGAATAATAGAACCTGGTCTAATTACACAACTTGCGTTGACCATGAAGATTATGAG TTCCGGAAGTTTGTTAACCAACTGTATGTGAAGGGCTATGCTCTCTCTCTTCTGGCCCTGCTCATATCAATTATCATATTTCTTGGCTTCAA ATCCTTGCGTTGTACCCGCATCCGCATTCATGTACATTTATTTGCCTCACTTGCCTGCAGTTGCATTGCTTGGATATTATGGTATGTCTTTGTGGTGGAGCAACCAGACTTGGTTGCCGAGAATCCG CCCTGGTGCATAGCTCTGCATTTGGTCATCCTTTACTTTATGCTCGTCAACTATTTTTGGATGTTCTGTGAGGGTTTACATCTGCACTTGGTTCTCGTTGTG GTCTTTGTCAAGGACACAATTGTAATGCGTTGGTTTAAGCTGCTTAGCTGGCTATCACCGATTCTCTTTGTTTGTGTCTATGGCCTGGCACGCTATTTCAGTGGCATTGATAACAAACA CTGCTGGATGGATGAGAGCTTGTTCCTTTGGATATTCTCTGTGCCCATTACCCTATCGCTTTTGGCCAGTTTCA TTTTTCTGATCAATGTTTTGCGCGTCATCGTACACAAATTGCATCCGCAATCGGCCCAACCAGCCCCATTGGCCATACGGAAGGCGGTGCGAGCTACAATCATTTTGGTACCCTTGTTTGGGCTTCAACACTTTTTACTACCCTATAGACCGGATGCTGGAGCCGATCTGGATCAATTCTATCAGCTGCTCTCTGTCGTTTTGGTCAGTTTGCAGGGCTTTGTGGTCTCGTTTCTATTCTGTTTTGCCAATCATGATGTTATATTTGCCATACGGACATTGCTTAACAAATTGTTGCCCAGTTTGGTATCCCCGCCACCAGTTGGGAGTAATACTGGACAATTGGCCACCACCACGCCCAGTCGCGAGTTGGGCGTGTAA
- the LOC6648583 gene encoding ELAV-like protein 2 isoform X4, whose amino-acid sequence MTNAMDIVKNGSANGSVDGSNDESRTNLIVNYLPQTMTQEEMRSLFSSIGELESCKLVRDKVSVLPASLTALNPALQQGQSLGYGFVNYVRAEDAEKAVNTLNGLRLQNKVIKVSYARPSSESIKGANLYVSGLPKNLSQPDLEGMFASFGKIITSRILCDNISGLSKGVGFIRFDQRNEAERAIQELNGKTPKGYAEPITVKFANNPSNSAKAQIAPPLTAYLTPQAAAATRRLAGALPSAGRIRYSPLAGDLLANSILPGNAMTGSGWCIFVYNLAPETEENVLWQLFGPFGAVQSVKVIRDLQTSKCKGFGFVTMTNYDEAVVAIQSLNGYTLGNRVLQVSFKTNKTKTT is encoded by the exons ATGACCAACGCCATGGATATCGTTAAGAACGGCAGTGCCAATGGCTCTGTGGATGGCAGCAATGATGAGTCGCGCACCAATTTGATAGTCAACTATCTGCCACAAACCATGACGCAAGAGGAGATGCGATCGCTCTTCTCCAGCATTGGTGAGTTGGAGAGTTGCAAACTGGTGCGTGATAAAGTCTCAG TCTTGCCAGCATCGTTAACTGCACTCAATCCGGCTCTGCAGCAAG GCCAAAGTCTGGGCTATGGCTTTGTTAACTATGTACGCGCCGAGGATGCTGAGAAGGCTGTGAACACCCTGAACGGTTTGCGTTTGCAGAATAAGGTTATTAAAGTATCATACGCCCGTCCAAGTTCAGAATCTATAAAGGGTGCTAATTTATATGTATCGGGTCTTCCGAAAAATCTATCACAACCAGACTTGGAGGGAATGTTTGCATCGTTTGGCAAAATAATTACATCTCGTATACTCTGTGATAATATTTCTG GTCTATCGAAGGGTGTCGGTTTTATACGTTTCGATCAACGCAACGAAGCTGAACGCGCCATCCAAGAATTGAATGGAAAAACTCCTAAGGGCTATGCCGAACCGATAACAGTCAAATTTGCCAATAATCCAAGCAATAGCGCCAAAGCTCAGATAGCCCCACCATTGACCGCATACCTGACGCCACAGGCGGCAGCGGCCACACGTCGTCTAGCCGGAGCTCTGCCATCCGCTGGACGTATTAG ATACTCCCCGCTGGCTGGTGATCTATTGGCCAATTCCATATTGCCCGGCAATGCCATGACTGGATCCGGTTGGTGTATATTCGTCTATAATCTGGCCCCCGAGACCGAAGAGAATGTGCTATGGCAGCTATTTGGACCCTTCGGAGCCGTCCAGTCGGTTAAGGTGATACGGGATCTGCAGACCAGCAAATGCAAGGGATTCGGCTTTGTCACCATGACCAACTACGATGAGGCTGTGGTGGCCATACAATCACTCAACGGCTATACTCTGGGCAATCGGGTGCTGCAGGTTAGCTTTAAGActaacaaaaccaaaactacTTAA
- the LOC6648583 gene encoding ELAV-like protein 1 isoform X2, whose amino-acid sequence MTNAMDIVKNGSANGSVDGSNDESRTNLIVNYLPQTMTQEEMRSLFSSIGELESCKLVRDKVSVLPASLTALNPALQQGQSLGYGFVNYVRAEDAEKAVNTLNGLRLQNKVIKVSYARPSSESIKGANLYVSGLPKNLSQPDLEGMFASFGKIITSRILCDNISGLSKGVGFIRFDQRNEAERAIQELNGKTPKGYAEPITVKFANNPSNSAKAQIAPPLTAYLTPQAAAATRRLAGALPSAGRISIGKSPMLAINKGLQRYSPLAGDLLANSILPGNAMTGSGWCIFVYNLAPETEENVLWQLFGPFGAVQSVKVIRDLQTSKCKGFGFVTMTNYDEAVVAIQSLNGYTLGNRVLQVSFKTNKTKTT is encoded by the exons ATGACCAACGCCATGGATATCGTTAAGAACGGCAGTGCCAATGGCTCTGTGGATGGCAGCAATGATGAGTCGCGCACCAATTTGATAGTCAACTATCTGCCACAAACCATGACGCAAGAGGAGATGCGATCGCTCTTCTCCAGCATTGGTGAGTTGGAGAGTTGCAAACTGGTGCGTGATAAAGTCTCAG TCTTGCCAGCATCGTTAACTGCACTCAATCCGGCTCTGCAGCAAG GCCAAAGTCTGGGCTATGGCTTTGTTAACTATGTACGCGCCGAGGATGCTGAGAAGGCTGTGAACACCCTGAACGGTTTGCGTTTGCAGAATAAGGTTATTAAAGTATCATACGCCCGTCCAAGTTCAGAATCTATAAAGGGTGCTAATTTATATGTATCGGGTCTTCCGAAAAATCTATCACAACCAGACTTGGAGGGAATGTTTGCATCGTTTGGCAAAATAATTACATCTCGTATACTCTGTGATAATATTTCTG GTCTATCGAAGGGTGTCGGTTTTATACGTTTCGATCAACGCAACGAAGCTGAACGCGCCATCCAAGAATTGAATGGAAAAACTCCTAAGGGCTATGCCGAACCGATAACAGTCAAATTTGCCAATAATCCAAGCAATAGCGCCAAAGCTCAGATAGCCCCACCATTGACCGCATACCTGACGCCACAGGCGGCAGCGGCCACACGTCGTCTAGCCGGAGCTCTGCCATCCGCTGGACGTATTAG CATTGGAAAAAGTCCCATGTTAGCGATTAACAAGGGCTTACAAAG ATACTCCCCGCTGGCTGGTGATCTATTGGCCAATTCCATATTGCCCGGCAATGCCATGACTGGATCCGGTTGGTGTATATTCGTCTATAATCTGGCCCCCGAGACCGAAGAGAATGTGCTATGGCAGCTATTTGGACCCTTCGGAGCCGTCCAGTCGGTTAAGGTGATACGGGATCTGCAGACCAGCAAATGCAAGGGATTCGGCTTTGTCACCATGACCAACTACGATGAGGCTGTGGTGGCCATACAATCACTCAACGGCTATACTCTGGGCAATCGGGTGCTGCAGGTTAGCTTTAAGActaacaaaaccaaaactacTTAA
- the LOC6648583 gene encoding ELAV-like protein 1 isoform X1, giving the protein MTNAMDIVKNGSANGSVDGSNDESRTNLIVNYLPQTMTQEEMRSLFSSIGELESCKLVRDKVSGNLVLPASLTALNPALQQGQSLGYGFVNYVRAEDAEKAVNTLNGLRLQNKVIKVSYARPSSESIKGANLYVSGLPKNLSQPDLEGMFASFGKIITSRILCDNISGLSKGVGFIRFDQRNEAERAIQELNGKTPKGYAEPITVKFANNPSNSAKAQIAPPLTAYLTPQAAAATRRLAGALPSAGRISIGKSPMLAINKGLQRYSPLAGDLLANSILPGNAMTGSGWCIFVYNLAPETEENVLWQLFGPFGAVQSVKVIRDLQTSKCKGFGFVTMTNYDEAVVAIQSLNGYTLGNRVLQVSFKTNKTKTT; this is encoded by the exons ATGACCAACGCCATGGATATCGTTAAGAACGGCAGTGCCAATGGCTCTGTGGATGGCAGCAATGATGAGTCGCGCACCAATTTGATAGTCAACTATCTGCCACAAACCATGACGCAAGAGGAGATGCGATCGCTCTTCTCCAGCATTGGTGAGTTGGAGAGTTGCAAACTGGTGCGTGATAAAGTCTCAGGTAATTTGG TCTTGCCAGCATCGTTAACTGCACTCAATCCGGCTCTGCAGCAAG GCCAAAGTCTGGGCTATGGCTTTGTTAACTATGTACGCGCCGAGGATGCTGAGAAGGCTGTGAACACCCTGAACGGTTTGCGTTTGCAGAATAAGGTTATTAAAGTATCATACGCCCGTCCAAGTTCAGAATCTATAAAGGGTGCTAATTTATATGTATCGGGTCTTCCGAAAAATCTATCACAACCAGACTTGGAGGGAATGTTTGCATCGTTTGGCAAAATAATTACATCTCGTATACTCTGTGATAATATTTCTG GTCTATCGAAGGGTGTCGGTTTTATACGTTTCGATCAACGCAACGAAGCTGAACGCGCCATCCAAGAATTGAATGGAAAAACTCCTAAGGGCTATGCCGAACCGATAACAGTCAAATTTGCCAATAATCCAAGCAATAGCGCCAAAGCTCAGATAGCCCCACCATTGACCGCATACCTGACGCCACAGGCGGCAGCGGCCACACGTCGTCTAGCCGGAGCTCTGCCATCCGCTGGACGTATTAG CATTGGAAAAAGTCCCATGTTAGCGATTAACAAGGGCTTACAAAG ATACTCCCCGCTGGCTGGTGATCTATTGGCCAATTCCATATTGCCCGGCAATGCCATGACTGGATCCGGTTGGTGTATATTCGTCTATAATCTGGCCCCCGAGACCGAAGAGAATGTGCTATGGCAGCTATTTGGACCCTTCGGAGCCGTCCAGTCGGTTAAGGTGATACGGGATCTGCAGACCAGCAAATGCAAGGGATTCGGCTTTGTCACCATGACCAACTACGATGAGGCTGTGGTGGCCATACAATCACTCAACGGCTATACTCTGGGCAATCGGGTGCTGCAGGTTAGCTTTAAGActaacaaaaccaaaactacTTAA